One stretch of Aigarchaeota archaeon DNA includes these proteins:
- a CDS encoding leucyl aminopeptidase yields the protein MMKFEVVSTNLEDVDTDSVVIQLFEGPEIVVTLPDSIRREIAPSIEAGGFKAKLGQVLPIYTKSTGPVRCFLLLGLGNRQDFSLEAVRQAHGYAALKAKEIGVRSVAVPIPNLPPYTPSEITTSVVEAISLALYRFDRYKSKVEEGKYPELVRLVVDSNVKDACDAAAREAVIVSESVKLARDIANTPSNYIPPKKMAEIATEIGMVSGFSTKVFEMEVLERMGMNGIVSVGKGSSNPPVLIVMKYDGGGDTYVFVGKGVVFDSGGISIKPSEKMEEMKYDKSGAAAVIALMKAVAELKLPVRLIGIVPVVENLPSGNALKPGDIIKFRNGKTAEIINTDAEGRLILADALAYASEMKPKAIVDLATLTGACVIALGTHASGLLSNNDKLAEALLKAGEKTGERLWRLPLWKEYFEQIKSEVADMKNVGGRPAGAITAAAFLMNFVDSNIPWAHIDIAGTAWTQESSPEKSYIPKGATGIGVRLLIEFLKSEIKRG from the coding sequence ATGATGAAATTTGAAGTAGTTTCGACAAATTTGGAGGACGTGGATACAGATTCTGTCGTTATTCAGCTTTTCGAGGGGCCAGAGATCGTGGTTACACTACCTGATAGCATCAGGAGAGAAATAGCGCCGTCAATTGAGGCTGGTGGCTTCAAGGCTAAGCTCGGTCAGGTGCTTCCGATATATACAAAATCGACAGGCCCGGTTCGTTGCTTTCTGCTATTGGGTCTAGGAAACCGACAGGATTTCAGCCTAGAGGCTGTTAGACAGGCTCATGGTTATGCAGCCCTGAAAGCCAAGGAAATAGGTGTTAGGAGCGTAGCTGTACCTATACCTAACCTACCTCCCTACACCCCATCCGAGATAACCACAAGCGTCGTCGAGGCGATAAGTCTAGCCCTTTATAGGTTCGATAGGTACAAGTCAAAGGTCGAAGAGGGTAAATATCCGGAACTCGTCAGGCTCGTAGTGGACTCGAACGTGAAGGATGCATGCGATGCGGCTGCACGTGAAGCCGTCATAGTATCCGAGAGTGTAAAGCTTGCAAGGGACATAGCTAACACACCGAGCAACTACATTCCGCCCAAAAAGATGGCAGAGATAGCGACCGAGATTGGCATGGTAAGCGGTTTTTCTACCAAGGTCTTCGAGATGGAAGTACTCGAAAGGATGGGCATGAACGGCATAGTAAGCGTCGGAAAGGGTAGCTCCAACCCGCCGGTCTTAATAGTCATGAAGTATGACGGTGGTGGAGATACTTACGTATTTGTAGGGAAGGGCGTAGTGTTCGACAGCGGAGGCATATCCATAAAGCCGTCGGAGAAGATGGAGGAGATGAAGTACGATAAATCGGGTGCGGCCGCGGTCATAGCTCTGATGAAGGCGGTAGCAGAGCTTAAGCTCCCTGTAAGGTTAATAGGCATCGTACCGGTCGTCGAGAATCTACCGAGCGGTAACGCACTCAAGCCCGGAGACATAATCAAGTTTAGGAACGGAAAGACGGCAGAGATCATAAACACGGACGCTGAGGGCAGGCTCATACTCGCGGATGCTCTCGCATACGCTTCTGAGATGAAGCCAAAAGCTATAGTAGATTTGGCGACGTTGACCGGTGCCTGCGTCATAGCCTTGGGAACGCACGCGAGTGGCTTGCTCAGCAACAACGACAAGTTAGCCGAGGCGCTACTGAAGGCGGGAGAAAAGACAGGAGAGAGGCTTTGGAGGCTGCCGCTATGGAAAGAGTACTTCGAGCAGATAAAGAGCGAGGTGGCGGATATGAAGAACGTCGGTGGTAGACCTGCAGGCGCGATAACCGCAGCAGCCTTTTTGATGAACTTCGTGGACAGCAACATACCCTGGGCCCATATAGATATAGCGGGGACCGCATGGACCCAAGAGTCGTCGCCAGAGAAAAGCTACATACCGAAGGGAGCTACGGGTATCGGCGTTAGGCTACTCATAGAATTCCTAAAGTCTGAAATTAAGCGGGGTTAG
- a CDS encoding Lrp/AsnC ligand binding domain-containing protein → MQIAYVLLSVEPGYEEETLSELKQIPNVKEACRVYGVYDIVVRIEAEDHEKLRTMISRIRHIQRIRSTTTLIVWE, encoded by the coding sequence ATGCAGATAGCTTACGTATTACTGAGCGTAGAGCCCGGATACGAAGAGGAGACATTGTCCGAGTTGAAGCAAATACCCAACGTAAAGGAGGCCTGTAGGGTGTACGGGGTTTACGACATAGTGGTTAGAATAGAGGCCGAGGATCACGAGAAACTCAGGACCATGATATCTAGGATAAGACACATCCAAAGAATCAGGTCGACGACCACGCTCATAGTCTGGGAGTAG
- a CDS encoding methionine--tRNA ligase, with protein MSQVDVSEFKRFDLRIGLVEHAERIAGTDRLIKLLVNFGPFKKKAITGLGHIYEPEHFIGKKFVFLVNLKPKTVRGEVSECMILAAVESEDVIAPIIPERDVKVGSQVL; from the coding sequence TTGTCGCAAGTCGACGTATCAGAGTTTAAGAGGTTTGACCTTAGAATAGGTTTAGTCGAGCACGCCGAAAGGATAGCGGGGACCGATAGACTCATAAAATTACTTGTTAATTTCGGTCCGTTCAAGAAGAAGGCGATAACCGGCCTTGGCCACATCTACGAACCAGAACATTTCATCGGCAAGAAGTTCGTGTTCTTAGTAAACCTCAAGCCGAAGACTGTTAGGGGCGAGGTATCCGAGTGCATGATATTGGCGGCTGTAGAGTCGGAAGACGTCATAGCACCGATAATTCCAGAGAGGGACGTGAAGGTAGGGTCTCAAGTATTATAA
- the asnS gene encoding asparagine--tRNA ligase: MARRLHVAEVFEAPENEEVELFGWVRNKRVHGGLVFLELRDSTGTIQITVKRGLVDEKSFAEASDVTRESSVTLTGIIKKDPRAPGGREIQCRSLKVIGKSMAEFPIKPGASVKFLLDNRHLHIRSPKVVAITKIRSLLTGLLHEWFRKHGFTEVHCPTFITAAVEGGATLFKVDYFGRNVYLTQSVQFYQEAAIFGLEKVYTIQPSFRAELSRTRRHLTEFWHVEAEMANATLEDMMRVVETLVSDTVKALAEYSEPYLKVLGKNINASIAEPPYPRIRYAEALEILRKKGFNIEWGQDFGADEERELSKEFDKPFFVTHYPKEAKAFYHMPDPSDPRVTLSADLLAPGGYGEIVGGGQRIHDYEQLVSRIKEAGLNPSDYEWYLDLRRYGSIPHSGFGLGLERMLWWLLGMVHIRSVTLFPRTPTRVYP, encoded by the coding sequence TTGGCCAGAAGGTTACACGTCGCAGAGGTCTTCGAAGCTCCAGAGAACGAAGAGGTTGAGCTATTTGGCTGGGTTAGGAACAAAAGGGTGCATGGAGGGTTAGTTTTTCTGGAGCTTAGGGACTCCACAGGAACCATCCAAATAACTGTGAAGCGTGGACTTGTCGATGAAAAAAGCTTCGCGGAAGCCTCAGACGTTACAAGGGAGTCGTCGGTCACACTAACAGGCATTATAAAGAAGGACCCAAGGGCGCCAGGTGGAAGAGAAATCCAGTGTAGGTCGTTAAAGGTCATCGGTAAATCGATGGCCGAGTTTCCCATAAAGCCTGGTGCCAGCGTTAAGTTCCTGCTCGACAACAGGCATCTACACATTAGGAGCCCCAAGGTCGTCGCCATAACGAAGATACGCTCCTTGCTGACCGGCCTCCTCCATGAATGGTTTAGGAAGCATGGGTTTACCGAAGTCCACTGTCCTACCTTCATAACGGCCGCCGTCGAGGGTGGCGCGACACTCTTTAAGGTGGATTACTTTGGTAGGAACGTTTACTTGACCCAGAGTGTTCAATTCTACCAAGAGGCGGCGATATTCGGGTTAGAGAAGGTTTACACGATACAGCCTAGCTTCAGAGCAGAGCTCAGCAGGACTAGGAGGCATCTAACAGAGTTTTGGCACGTCGAGGCCGAGATGGCCAACGCGACGCTGGAAGACATGATGAGGGTTGTGGAAACGCTCGTTAGCGATACCGTCAAGGCGCTAGCGGAGTATTCCGAGCCTTACCTCAAGGTCCTAGGCAAGAATATAAACGCTTCAATCGCAGAACCTCCCTATCCTAGGATAAGGTATGCCGAGGCTTTGGAAATTCTAAGGAAGAAAGGTTTCAACATAGAATGGGGACAGGATTTCGGAGCCGACGAGGAAAGAGAGCTTTCCAAGGAATTCGATAAACCCTTTTTCGTTACCCATTATCCTAAAGAGGCAAAAGCTTTCTACCACATGCCGGACCCGTCAGACCCAAGGGTTACGCTCAGCGCTGACCTTCTGGCGCCAGGAGGTTACGGTGAGATAGTCGGCGGCGGTCAAAGGATTCATGATTACGAGCAGCTCGTCTCGAGAATCAAGGAGGCTGGCCTTAACCCCTCGGATTATGAATGGTACTTGGATTTGAGGAGGTACGGCTCGATACCACATAGCGGCTTTGGTCTTGGCCTAGAAAGGATGCTTTGGTGGTTGCTTGGTATGGTACACATCAGGAGCGTTACGCTGTTCCCAAGAACGCCCACGAGGGTTTATCCATGA
- a CDS encoding methyltransferase, whose translation MNDVYPPSEDTFLLIDSINDMPYVRKALEVGSGSGAVSVVLTYKADYVVATDIDLNSCYATLERLRKHDRRASTDVVCCDLLSAFRGGSGFDLIVFNPPYLPDECLKDVAVFGGNSGVETSVDFLHQAHHVLSQSGRILLVTSSVSDLGKLWKAASELKLNHRTLRSVKLFFEEINVVEFKKSVNKKS comes from the coding sequence ATGAATGACGTATATCCGCCTTCAGAGGATACTTTCCTGCTGATAGATAGTATTAACGATATGCCCTACGTCAGAAAAGCTTTGGAGGTGGGCTCCGGTAGCGGTGCGGTTTCCGTAGTATTGACTTATAAGGCCGATTATGTGGTGGCAACGGACATTGATTTGAACTCTTGTTATGCTACGCTAGAGCGACTCCGCAAACACGACCGAAGGGCAAGCACTGACGTGGTTTGTTGCGACCTCCTCTCGGCCTTTAGGGGAGGTTCCGGCTTTGACCTTATCGTTTTTAATCCGCCATACCTTCCCGATGAGTGCTTAAAGGATGTTGCAGTATTCGGTGGTAATTCCGGCGTAGAAACCTCAGTCGACTTCCTACACCAAGCCCATCATGTGCTTTCACAATCTGGTAGAATCCTATTAGTAACCTCGAGCGTTTCTGACCTGGGGAAGTTATGGAAGGCAGCCTCGGAGCTAAAACTCAACCACAGAACGCTCAGGTCCGTTAAGCTGTTCTTCGAGGAAATAAATGTGGTGGAGTTTAAGAAAAGCGTAAATAAAAAAAGTTAG